The region ACCGTTGGGGTCAGAGGCCCCGGAGGGCGTGATGGGGACTATGGATTACCATTTCTATTATCCCGACTCCAAAACCAACAAGGCGTTTGTAGAGAAATTCGAGGCCGCATACGGTCAGGCGCCCGGGTTCCCCGCATTCCACGGCTATATCACTGCATATTACATCGCTGAGGCATTCAAAAAGGCGGGCTCTCTGGACACGGAAAAATTCATTGATGCCCTGGAGGGGATGAAGATTCAAAGTCCTGTGGGTGAACTGGAGATGCGGGCCTGCGACCATCAGGTCGTGCTTCCCATGTATCTGGGCGTTACCAAAAAGGCAGAGGGGAAGGATTTCGCGATTTCCACTGAGATCGTCACCCTCACCGGCGACGAGGTCATGCCCACCTGTGACGAAATTAAGGCGGCGCGGGGCGAGTAGTCCGGCACGATTGAGGGATTGTTCATTCGGGGGTTGAGGCATTAGATGATCCATTCTCTGATTCCTCAATTCCTGAATCCTTTCAAGGAACCCATGCCATGGAATTATTGCAGACCATTACCCTTCCTGCTTTGGGCAGCCATCTCCTGGTAGGTCTCAGCCGTGCCATGATCCTCTTTGTGGTAACCTCCGGGATGAGCCTTGTATTAGGTGTATTGAGGGTCCCCAATGTCGCTCACGGCTCCCTCTATATGATCGGCGCCTTCGCCGCGTTCAGTATCTCCCACCTGTTCGGCGGAGGACCTCTCGGATTCTGGCTGGCACTGATCCTCTCTCCCTTCGTGGTGGCCGCAGTGAGCCTCATCGCCGAACGCTCCCTGTTCTGTCATCTGTACGAAAGAGAGCACCTCATGCTCCTCCTCTTCACCTTTGCGCTCATGCTCATCCTGGGCGATCTGGTTAAGATGGTCTGGGGGGCGGATTACCGGTCCATTATGGCCCCCGAATTTTTCCGGGGGTCTGTTACCCTGTTCGAGGCCCCCTTTCCCCGCTACAACCTCTTTCTCTTGGTCGTCGGCCCCCTGGTGGCCGTCGGGCTCTGGCTCTTCTCCAATAAGACCCGGGTCGGAAAGATCGCGCGGGCGGCAGCGGTGGACAGGGAGATGGTAGGCGCCATCGGGATCAATGTGAGCTGGGTCTTCGCTTTTGCCTTTGTGCTGGGATGCTTCCTGGCAGGATTGGGCGGGGCGCTGGTCTCCCCCACGGTGAGCATCACCATCGGGATGGACCATGACATCATCATGGATGCCTTTCTTATCGTCACCATCGGGGGCCTGGGCAATATGTGGGGGGCCATGGTCGGTTCCCTCATCTTCGGCATCACCCAGTCCTTCGGCGTGCTGTTTCTGCCTCAGTTCGCCATTGTCTTTCCCTATCTTGAGGTGGTGATCATCCTGATCTGGCGGCCTACCGGGCTGCTTAAATCGGTCTGGTAAGGAGGAGCGGATCGTGTCGAAGGGAATCTTCAACCTGAAATCGTTCGGACCTGCAGCCGTCATGCTGGTCATACTGGCATCTCTGCCTACCCTCCTCCCCAGGTTCTATGTCTATATTCTTGCCGTCATCTTTGTGATGGCCCTGCTGGCCATGAGCCTCAATATGCTCGTGGGACACGGCGGTCTGTTCCAGTTTCACCATGGGGCCTTCTACGGCGTCGGGGCCTATACCGCCGCTCTGATGCTGACCAAGACGTCCCTCCCCGCATGGATGGGACTCGTGGCCGGGCCTTTTGCGGCCGCCTTTGTAGGACTCGTTATCGGTGTCTTCTGCGTCCGGCTTAACCGGCTCTATTTCGGCATGCTCCAGATCTCATTGGGATCGCTCCTCTGGGCCATCGCTTTCCGCTGGTACAACGTTACGGGCGGCGACGACGGAATCCACGGCATCCCCCTTCCTTCGCTGATCGCCTCGTCCACAGGCGCATACTACTGCGGTCTGATCCTTCTCACCCTCTCCCTACTTGTCCTGTACCTGATCTACAAGTCCCCTTTCGGCGCCACGCTCCAGGCCATTCGAGATAACCCCGAACGGTGCGAGGCCATCGGCATCCATGTGAGGCACCACCAGCTCATGGCCATCGTCATCGCCACCTTCTTTGCAGGGATCTCAGGGGTCCTCTTTGTGGTGGTGGAAGGGTCTGTTTTTCCAGATCTTCTCTTCTGGGTCTTCTCTCTGGAGGTCTTCATCATGTGCCTGTTGGGAGGATGGTTCACCTTTGCCGGACCCATTTTCGGGGCTGCCATCATCGTATCCCTCAGGACATTCGTAGGAACCTACACCGAGTACTGGACCCTGATTCTCGGTATCATGCTGATCCTCCTCATCTTCTTCCTGCCGGAAGGGGTATGGGGCTACCTGTTGGAAAAACTGGGCGGGCGGAAACATAAGGAATATAGATAAATGCTGCGGGTGAAGGGATTACACAAATCATTTGACGACTTCCGGGCGGTGGGCGGCGCCGATCTCACGGTGGAGGCGGGCCAGTTGGTGGCGGTCATCGGACCGAACGGCGCAGGCAAGACGACCCTTTTCAACCTGATCACCGGGCAGCTCAAGCCGGATATGGGAAGAATCACCTTCAATAATGAGGACATCGCCAGGCTCCCCCCCTATGAAATCTGCAGGAAAGGGATTGCCCGTTCATTCCAGATCGCCAATATCTTCCCCCGGCTCAGCGTGTTTCGGAATGTGCAGGTGTCTGTCCTGTCCCAGCAGCGGAAGAGCACCCGGCTGTTCCGCCCTGTCCGGACAATGGCCCTGGAGGAGACCCGGAGAATATTGGAAAATGTGGGCCTTTTTGATAAGGCGGATACCATCGCAGGCGCCCTGGCCCATGGAGACCAGAGGGCATTGGAGATCGCCATCGCCCTGGGCAATAATCCGCAACTCCTGGTGCTGGATGAGCCCACGGCCGGGATGTCCGCCGAAGAAACCGGGGCGACCATGGCGCTCATCCGGCGACTGGCGGATGAACAGGGCTTGACTATCCTCTTCTGCGAGCACGATATGGAGATGGTCTTCAATGTGGCCCAGAGCATCATGGTCATGCATCAGGGGGTAACCATCCTCCAGGCAGGACCGGAGGCTGTCCACAATTCGCGTCAGGTTCAGGAATGTTATCTGGGGGGGGCCTGATCATGCTGCAAGTGGAAGGAATTCATACTTATTACGGCCTGAGCCACATCCTGTTCGGCGTGTCGCTCCAGGTGACTCAAGGGGAAATCGTCTGTCTTCTGGGGAGAAACGGCGCCGGAAAAAGCACCACCATGCGGAGCATCATGGGTCTGACTCCGCCCAAGGAGGGGAGCATCCGCTTCAAGGGAACATCCATCAAGGGGAGAAAGCCTTATCAACTGGCCCGCCAGGGCATGGGATATGTGCCGGATAACCGCAGGGTCTTTGCCGATTTGACGGTGGGCGACAACCTCGACATATCCGAGCGCAAGGTGGAAGCGCCCTTCCCCTGGACCAAACAAGGGGTCTATGATTTTTTTCCTGCCCTGGGCCATATCGATTCCCGAAAGGCCGGTTTTCTGAGCGGCGGAGAACAGCAGATGCTGACCATTGCCCGGGCCCTCATGACCAACCCCGACTTTCTCCTTTTAGATGAACCCACGGAAGGCCTGGCGCCCCTTATTGTGGATGACCTCGAACAACGGATCGGCAGACTTCGGGAGAGAGGGCTCACCGTCCTGTTGGCCGAGCAGAATCAGAAGGTCGCCCTGCGCCTCAGCGACCGGGGGTACGTGATTGATAACGGGGCCATCCGCTATCACGGAACCATCGATGATCTGCGGGAAAACGAAGAAGTAAAGAAAAAGTACCTGCTGGTCTGAGGCATTAACGCGCAGAAGTCAGGGCCTTGGAAGTTGAGAGAACCACAGGTTGAGAGATTCGGATGGGGAATGTTTTTATTGTGAAGAAAGGGCGGAAGGTTTTCTTTGACCTTCCTGCCGGATGGAATCTCCTGACCTTCGCCGACCCCAAGGACCCGCCTCCCGCCGCAGACATCGGCGGCCTGGCAAAGAGGGCCTTGAACTGTCCGGTGGGATCGCCGACATTGCAGGAACAGCTTTCGCCGTCGGACACGGTGGCCATACTGGTTGAGGATCTGACCCGGGCCTCGCCCAAAGGGATTATCCTGAAAGCGGTCCTTGAAGAACTGGAGGAGGTCCGCATCCCCGATGACCATATCGTCATGGTTATGGCCTTGGGCACCCATCGGGGATTGACGTCCGATGAATTGGCGGGCGCGTTCGGCACAGATCTCCTGGCACGATATTCATTTGTCAATCACGACTGTCGCGCGCCGGACCTGGTCCCGGTGGGCCGGCTTCCCACAGGGCAGTGGGTCAAAATTAATCGGGCAGTCAAGGAGGCGGGATTCAAGATCGGGATAGGCTCCATCTTCCCCCATCCCATGAACGGATTCGGCGGGGGCGGGAAGATCCTCTTCCCCGGGGTGGCAGACTTTGATTCCATACGGGAGCATCACTTCAAATACACCTTTCATGAGGGTACCGCCCTAGGAAAGGTGGCGGAGAATCCCTTTTATGAACAGGTCTCGGGCATCGCAAGGGAAGCCGGCCTGGATTTCATCATAAACACCGTCCTCGATCAGAAGGATCAGGCCCACGATCTCGTTTGCGGCGATCCGGTGCACGCCCATCTCGCGGGCATCGAGAGAAGCAGGGGAATTATCTCTCAGGAGTTTCCTGAAAAGGCGGATTTGACCGTCATCACCTCGTTTCCCTATTCAGAAGGTCCCCAGATCGTCAAGCCTTTGGCCCCGGCCGCCATGGTGACCCGGGAGGGGGGCTGTATCATCCTGTGTGCAGATCTTGCGGGGGAGCTTCCGGAT is a window of Deltaproteobacteria bacterium DNA encoding:
- a CDS encoding branched-chain amino acid ABC transporter permease, with amino-acid sequence MELLQTITLPALGSHLLVGLSRAMILFVVTSGMSLVLGVLRVPNVAHGSLYMIGAFAAFSISHLFGGGPLGFWLALILSPFVVAAVSLIAERSLFCHLYEREHLMLLLFTFALMLILGDLVKMVWGADYRSIMAPEFFRGSVTLFEAPFPRYNLFLLVVGPLVAVGLWLFSNKTRVGKIARAAAVDREMVGAIGINVSWVFAFAFVLGCFLAGLGGALVSPTVSITIGMDHDIIMDAFLIVTIGGLGNMWGAMVGSLIFGITQSFGVLFLPQFAIVFPYLEVVIILIWRPTGLLKSVW
- a CDS encoding branched-chain amino acid ABC transporter permease, with amino-acid sequence MLVILASLPTLLPRFYVYILAVIFVMALLAMSLNMLVGHGGLFQFHHGAFYGVGAYTAALMLTKTSLPAWMGLVAGPFAAAFVGLVIGVFCVRLNRLYFGMLQISLGSLLWAIAFRWYNVTGGDDGIHGIPLPSLIASSTGAYYCGLILLTLSLLVLYLIYKSPFGATLQAIRDNPERCEAIGIHVRHHQLMAIVIATFFAGISGVLFVVVEGSVFPDLLFWVFSLEVFIMCLLGGWFTFAGPIFGAAIIVSLRTFVGTYTEYWTLILGIMLILLIFFLPEGVWGYLLEKLGGRKHKEYR
- a CDS encoding ABC transporter ATP-binding protein; this translates as MLRVKGLHKSFDDFRAVGGADLTVEAGQLVAVIGPNGAGKTTLFNLITGQLKPDMGRITFNNEDIARLPPYEICRKGIARSFQIANIFPRLSVFRNVQVSVLSQQRKSTRLFRPVRTMALEETRRILENVGLFDKADTIAGALAHGDQRALEIAIALGNNPQLLVLDEPTAGMSAEETGATMALIRRLADEQGLTILFCEHDMEMVFNVAQSIMVMHQGVTILQAGPEAVHNSRQVQECYLGGA
- a CDS encoding ABC transporter ATP-binding protein, with product MLQVEGIHTYYGLSHILFGVSLQVTQGEIVCLLGRNGAGKSTTMRSIMGLTPPKEGSIRFKGTSIKGRKPYQLARQGMGYVPDNRRVFADLTVGDNLDISERKVEAPFPWTKQGVYDFFPALGHIDSRKAGFLSGGEQQMLTIARALMTNPDFLLLDEPTEGLAPLIVDDLEQRIGRLRERGLTVLLAEQNQKVALRLSDRGYVIDNGAIRYHGTIDDLRENEEVKKKYLLV
- a CDS encoding lactate racemase domain-containing protein, with protein sequence MGNVFIVKKGRKVFFDLPAGWNLLTFADPKDPPPAADIGGLAKRALNCPVGSPTLQEQLSPSDTVAILVEDLTRASPKGIILKAVLEELEEVRIPDDHIVMVMALGTHRGLTSDELAGAFGTDLLARYSFVNHDCRAPDLVPVGRLPTGQWVKINRAVKEAGFKIGIGSIFPHPMNGFGGGGKILFPGVADFDSIREHHFKYTFHEGTALGKVAENPFYEQVSGIAREAGLDFIINTVLDQKDQAHDLVCGDPVHAHLAGIERSRGIISQEFPEKADLTVITSFPYSEGPQIVKPLAPAAMVTREGGCIILCADLAGELPDPFVERFERFHEDHGHDLLGGVLDHFRENRLIMEGGAIDFNMALAMTLATQHRFKTILVSEDISREEGGKMGFAHAGDLQEAFELAEAVSPGRNVHVIPSGGVILPVLRPR